A stretch of DNA from Sugiyamaella lignohabitans strain CBS 10342 chromosome B, complete sequence:
ACTTCTTGGCATCTCCTCTTTGAAATGATAAGAAAGATAGCAAAAGATTGCTAACCAAAAGTTTGTCAACAGTCTCGCCTTCAGAATCTTTTTTGATCATACGTAGCGCTTTAGTCAAGTGTTCGTTTAAGATGACAGCTTCATGACGAAGTTTGCCTATTAACAATCCTTTTTCTTTAACCTCACTTTCCAAAACGGAGAGCCTTTTATTGCTGGCTTCGAGATTGCTGATATGTGTTTTCGCAGACGTTAGCTCTAAAGTTGCAGAGTCAAATTTTGCTTGTGTatgttgattttgtgaTTCTAAAACAGCCAGTTTTTCTGAATATTCAAGGGCTCTAGATTCTAATTGTTTCTGCACTGACTGTAGTTGTGCTTTTAGTTCATCTCTTTCCGTTCTGTATCTTTCAGCATAGTTTGTTTGTGTAGTTATTTGTTCTTCCAGTCCGGAGATACGAGAGTTGGCATTTTCCCTTAGTGAATGGTCGTCTGCTATGGCGACTTCCAAATCCCGTACCATAGACTCGAACTTTTCCGACTTTTCATGCTCCAGACGCTTTTCTTTAACAAGGGTCTCTCGTTCATTTGACCACTCTTGCATTTTAGACTGAAATTCGTTTCTGAGTTGAGAGAGTTCATGTGATAAATGATCACTCTCTTTGTTTGCAGCTATGGCCTCTTGCTGTAATGTCTGAATGGAACTTGAAAGTTCTCTCTTTTCACGCTGGAGTTCCTCGACTTGAGCTTGATACGCCGATAgctcttcagcatcagatTTAAGACGTGCTCCTAATGTCGACTTGATTTGAGAAATTTTCTCTAGCAACGATTCATATTGTTCTTCTGCATTTTCCTTGGCGGCATTGGCTTCTAACAATTCTTCCTTTAGCTTGACAAAGTCCTGTGAGGATTCATCAGAGGAGACTTTCGAAGTTAGATCCAGGATTTCAgcatctttttcttgaagTAGAGATTTAAGTTTTCGTAGCTCCAAATTACTTTCATTGACGGTTTTTTGAAGACTCGAAATTTCATTATTTCTTTCCAGGAGTTTAGTTTCAAGAGAGGTTACATCTGGCCCCGCCTTATCGGAGCTATCCACTCTAGTTTGAGCTTCAGTTAGTGAATCATAATTTCCAATTTCAGCTGAAGAGCCTGATAGATTAATTCCATTACTTAAGATGGCCTTCTCCGCGACGTGGTTCTCAGTGGTGCTTGCTTCGGTACTGGTGTCTTGTGATTGGGATTTAGTAAGTTGAAATTCATTGGATGGAGGTAAATCGCTCTCCTCAGCATTTTTCTCATtctcaagaagaacttCACTACTACCATTCACCTTGCCGTTGGAATGCGTACTTTCTGCTGATGTTGTCAAAACATTGCCCACTTTGCCGGAGTgtgttggtgttggttCCGAACTATTCTCTGAATTGGCTGCTTTAGCACCTTCCTTCACAGCATTTTGCTTTCCTGCCACGCCTGCCCCTCCActatttttctttgattttttgcCCATTGAGCCCAATGGTTATATGCTAATGTAGACTTCTCAGTGATCGTGTCCAGACCCACAAACAAGCCTCTTCAATTCGTTACCAATGGAGGGGGCTTTTTGTCGTCCAGAATAATTATATGTCAGCTTTGTGTCAAACTTAATAGCTGCGATTAGCGCCTGGTGGATAACAAATTCCTACGTAATTAACGGATGACTTTCTCTTCAAAAAGCTTAAGGAATATTGATACAGATCTAGTCTCAGTAGATGCGTGTCCAGCACAGCCTTACTTCGAGCAGCCAGTTCTACCGATCACATGACCAGTAATTAACTGTCAGCCTTCCAAGGAACGCGTTTTAGCGCGATCCCCGTCATTGTCTGAAATTATATCTTCTAGCACCCAATACCACAGTAATGGCTGGAGAAGTCCATCCTTTCTTCGCCAGAAGGACTGCATCTGAAAAGGTAAGTATACAAATTCTCAAAACCGTTGAATTTTCTAGCATTGGCAACTAGTCGAGCTGAATGGAACTAACGAGTCTCAGAAGTCGACAGCAAGTTCTCCcgagaagaaaagagcCAGACGAAAGATGATTgaggaagacgacgatgatgatgagataGCTGTTGTGTATGTGACCATTCCACCATAATGTTTGACCATTAGAAGGTTGAGGGTACTAACTAGCTGTAGAGAGCCACCTAAAACAAAACGAAAGACCGCAGCTCAAAAGACGGAGGAACTGGAAGATGTGAATGTCTCCGAATATTTCGCaggcagcaggggcagAAGGTCTAGGACTAAGAAAGAGGATTACATAacaattgatgatgatgacgatgatacTGAGATCCTGGAGCTTTTAAGCCAAAAGGAATCCAAACCAAAGTTACCTTCTCAGCCAGCAAAGCAGGAGGGATCACGGCCTGAGACGAAATCCCCCAGAAAAGCTTCCAAAAAGTCATCGAGCCCAGCTCAACCAGCTGTGGAACAGAAAAACGCGGGCTTCACGCTATCCGCCAACGAAATTTTGGCACAAATACCAGATGCTATTTTGCCCGAAGTCGACAGTACTCAAAAAGTCAATTTCTATGCCAAGAAGGCGCAAGCTCCTCAATCTTCTGGTGAGCTACCTGAAATCGctgaagcagcagacaaTTGTCTTGCAGGACTCACTTTCGTATTCACAGGAATCATGCCAAATCTTTCACGTGAGCAGGGTCAAGATTTGGTTAAAAAATATGGTGGAAAGGTTACAACTGCGCCGTCCCGTAACACTTCATGTGTTGTTTTGGGAGCCGAAGCAGGCCCTAaaaagattcaaaaaaTCATAGATTTGAAAATCAAAGCCATCGATGAGCAGGGATTTTTGGAATTACTGGCAAAAATGCCAGCCAACGGCGGATCAGGA
This window harbors:
- the RUD3 gene encoding Rud3p (Golgi matrix protein; involved in the structural organization of the cis-Golgi; interacts genetically with COG3 and USO1; GO_component: GO:0005794 - Golgi apparatus [Evidence IEA]; GO_component: GO:0005794 - Golgi apparatus [Evidence ISS] [PMID 10512869]; GO_component: GO:0005794 - Golgi apparatus [Evidence IDA] [PMID 14562095]; GO_component: GO:0005796 - Golgi lumen [Evidence IEA]; GO_component: GO:0000139 - Golgi membrane [Evidence IDA] [PMID 15504911]; GO_function: GO:0051020 - GTPase binding [Evidence IDA] [PMID 15504911]; GO_process: GO:0006888 - ER to Golgi vesicle-mediated transport [Evidence IGI] [PMID 10512869]; GO_process: GO:0006888 - ER to Golgi vesicle-mediated transport [Evidence IGI] [PMID 10562277]; GO_process: GO:0000042 - protein targeting to Golgi [Evidence IEA]; GO_process: GO:0006810 - transport [Evidence IEA]; GO_process: GO:0016192 - vesicle-mediated transport [Evidence IEA]) encodes the protein MGKKSKKNSGGAGVAGKQNAVKEGAKAANSENSSEPTPTHSGKVGNVLTTSAESTHSNGKVNGSSEVLLENEKNAEESDLPPSNEFQLTKSQSQDTSTEASTTENHVAEKAILSNGINLSGSSAEIGNYDSLTEAQTRVDSSDKAGPDVTSLETKLLERNNEISSLQKTVNESNLELRKLKSLLQEKDAEILDLTSKVSSDESSQDFVKLKEELLEANAAKENAEEQYESLLEKISQIKSTLGARLKSDAEELSAYQAQVEELQREKRELSSSIQTLQQEAIAANKESDHLSHELSQLRNEFQSKMQEWSNERETLVKEKRLEHEKSEKFESMVRDLEVAIADDHSLRENANSRISGLEEQITTQTNYAERYRTERDELKAQLQSVQKQLESRALEYSEKLAVLESQNQHTQAKFDSATLELTSAKTHISNLEASNKRLSVLESEVKEKGLLIGKLRHEAVILNEHLTKALRMIKKDSEGETVDKLLVSNLLLSFLSFQRGDAKKFEVLQLIANFLGWDEDQKAQAGLTRLQGSVNNTASPRRSQSSNSLPPLAEDGSSAGRFMGLFAEFLERESTKRSSTDQQNQS